In Pseudomonadota bacterium, one DNA window encodes the following:
- a CDS encoding efflux RND transporter permease subunit, translating into MSAPFILRPIATTLLIAAIMILGLLGYRLLPVAALPTVDFPTIQVVTPYPGASPDVIETSVTAPLERYFGAISGLVSMSSTSSYGVSDITLQFNLARRIDAAAEDVQAAINAASGWIPIQLLPGPPVYHQVNPADTPVLILALTSDTLPLHEVNDYAATIIVQKLSQVTGVGAVTAQGGQTRAIRLQINPARLAGLGLSLEDVRRSIAASTVDNPKGALDGPRQAFQVGANDQLITAEAYRDAVIAYRNGAPVMLRDIGRAIDGVEDAEQAAWFNGRAAVILDIQRQPGANTIEVVDAVRALLPKLQNLVPPTLKISVVADRTVTIRAAIADVQFTLVLTAALVVLVIFLFLRRLWATVIPSVTLPVSLIATFGGMAAAGFSLNNLSLMALTIASGFVVDDAIVMIENITRYIEDGETPLAAALKGARQIGFTIVSLTLSLIAVFIPLLLMGGVVGRLFREFAITLSMAVVISGVVSLTLTPMMCAKLLKLDPPDHRPGRIFQWSERAFEAQMRWYVAGLDFVLRHRAATQVVTLLTILATGWFYAIVHKGFVPQQDTGLLVGATDAAQDISFAAMAERQRLVAEIIRRDPDVVAVDSFVGAGKVNPTLNSGRIYIDIGNPDRRGSAAQVMERLRGATEGVPGIALHLQPAQDLRIETRATRTQYQYVLQDLDEAELKDWSLRLVAALRQQPELADVASDRQDDGLRMVITIDRKAAARYGVTLSAIDATLYDAFGQRQIATVFGPTTQYHVILEVDPVFRADPGILDKIYVTPDAPATVEVPGAAAGAPRRPSMPVPLSAVASAERRPAPLLVAHQGLFPATTISFNLAKGASLGEAVDALHRTERAIGMPESVATSLAGAAAEFAASLDSEKLLILAAIVTVYIVLGVLYESFIHPITILSTLPSAGVGALVALMLFRQDLDLISLIGIILLIGIVKKNGIMMVDFAIDAERREGLPPFAAIRQACILRFRPIMMTTMAALLGALPLALGTGTGSELRRPLGIAIVGGLLVSQFLTLYTTPVIYLTFSWLQSRLGSLHRRSLVLAPAKPPEP; encoded by the coding sequence GTGTCCGCCCCCTTCATCCTCAGGCCGATCGCAACCACGCTTCTCATCGCTGCGATCATGATCCTGGGGCTGCTCGGCTATCGCTTGCTGCCGGTGGCCGCGCTTCCCACCGTCGACTTTCCCACGATCCAAGTGGTGACACCCTACCCCGGCGCCTCGCCCGACGTGATCGAGACGTCGGTCACGGCACCCCTCGAACGCTATTTCGGCGCGATCTCCGGGCTGGTCTCAATGAGCTCGACCAGCTCGTATGGCGTCAGCGACATCACCCTCCAGTTCAATCTGGCGCGCAGGATCGATGCCGCCGCCGAAGACGTGCAGGCGGCGATCAACGCCGCTTCCGGTTGGATCCCGATCCAGCTATTGCCGGGACCGCCGGTCTATCACCAGGTGAATCCCGCCGATACCCCCGTGCTGATCCTGGCGCTGACCTCGGACACGCTGCCGCTGCACGAGGTCAACGACTACGCGGCCACCATCATCGTACAGAAGCTCTCGCAGGTGACCGGCGTCGGCGCGGTCACCGCTCAGGGCGGCCAAACCCGGGCGATCCGCCTGCAGATCAACCCCGCGCGCCTCGCCGGACTCGGCCTTTCCCTCGAAGACGTCAGGCGCAGCATCGCCGCCTCCACGGTCGACAATCCCAAGGGCGCCTTGGATGGCCCGCGCCAAGCCTTCCAGGTCGGCGCCAACGACCAGCTCATTACCGCGGAGGCCTACCGGGATGCGGTGATCGCCTATCGCAACGGCGCGCCGGTGATGCTGCGCGACATCGGCAGGGCCATCGACGGCGTCGAGGATGCGGAGCAGGCGGCCTGGTTCAACGGCCGGGCTGCAGTCATCCTCGACATCCAACGCCAGCCTGGCGCCAACACCATCGAAGTGGTCGACGCGGTCAGGGCGCTCTTGCCGAAGCTGCAGAACCTGGTGCCGCCGACTCTCAAGATATCGGTCGTCGCCGATCGCACCGTCACCATCCGGGCGGCCATTGCCGACGTGCAGTTCACCCTAGTGCTCACCGCGGCCTTGGTGGTTCTGGTGATCTTCCTGTTCCTGCGCCGGCTGTGGGCGACCGTGATTCCGAGCGTGACCTTGCCGGTATCGTTGATTGCCACCTTCGGCGGCATGGCGGCGGCGGGCTTCAGCCTCAATAACCTCTCGCTGATGGCGCTCACCATCGCGTCGGGTTTCGTCGTCGACGATGCGATCGTCATGATCGAGAACATCACCCGCTACATCGAAGACGGCGAGACGCCGCTCGCCGCCGCGCTCAAAGGGGCGAGGCAGATCGGCTTCACCATCGTCTCGCTGACGCTGTCCTTGATCGCGGTGTTCATTCCGCTCTTGCTGATGGGCGGCGTCGTTGGGCGGCTGTTTCGCGAGTTCGCGATCACGCTGTCCATGGCCGTGGTCATTTCGGGCGTGGTGTCGCTCACCTTGACGCCGATGATGTGCGCGAAGCTCTTGAAGCTCGATCCGCCGGACCATCGACCCGGCCGCATCTTCCAATGGAGCGAGCGGGCCTTCGAGGCGCAAATGCGCTGGTACGTGGCCGGGCTCGATTTCGTGCTTCGGCACCGGGCGGCCACGCAAGTGGTGACTCTCCTCACCATCCTGGCCACGGGATGGTTCTATGCCATCGTGCACAAGGGCTTCGTGCCGCAGCAGGATACCGGGCTCCTGGTCGGGGCCACCGACGCGGCCCAGGACATATCCTTTGCGGCGATGGCCGAGCGGCAGCGGCTGGTGGCCGAGATCATCCGGCGCGACCCCGATGTCGTCGCCGTCGACAGCTTCGTCGGGGCAGGCAAGGTCAATCCGACCCTGAACAGCGGCAGGATCTATATCGACATCGGCAATCCCGACCGCCGCGGATCGGCAGCCCAGGTCATGGAGCGGCTGCGCGGCGCGACCGAGGGCGTTCCGGGCATAGCACTGCATCTGCAGCCGGCCCAGGACCTGCGGATCGAGACCAGAGCCACCCGCACGCAATACCAGTACGTGCTTCAGGATCTGGACGAGGCGGAGCTGAAGGATTGGAGCCTGAGGCTGGTTGCTGCGCTGCGCCAGCAGCCCGAGCTCGCCGATGTCGCCAGCGACCGTCAAGACGACGGGCTGAGAATGGTGATCACGATCGACCGCAAGGCCGCGGCCCGCTACGGCGTCACCTTGAGCGCCATCGACGCCACCCTCTACGACGCCTTCGGACAGCGGCAGATCGCCACCGTGTTCGGGCCGACGACGCAATACCACGTGATCCTGGAGGTCGATCCGGTCTTCCGCGCCGATCCCGGCATCCTCGATAAGATCTACGTCACGCCCGACGCACCGGCGACAGTCGAGGTGCCGGGAGCAGCGGCGGGCGCGCCCAGGCGGCCGTCGATGCCGGTGCCGCTCTCCGCTGTCGCCTCGGCCGAACGCCGGCCCGCGCCCCTCTTGGTGGCCCATCAGGGATTGTTCCCGGCGACCACCATCTCCTTCAATCTGGCCAAAGGTGCTTCGCTCGGAGAGGCGGTGGATGCGCTGCATCGCACCGAGCGCGCGATCGGCATGCCCGAGTCGGTGGCCACCAGCCTCGCCGGGGCGGCGGCCGAATTCGCAGCCTCGCTCGACAGCGAGAAGCTCCTGATCCTGGCGGCGATCGTCACGGTCTACATCGTGCTAGGCGTGCTCTACGAGAGCTTCATCCACCCGATCACCATTCTCTCCACCCTGCCTTCGGCCGGCGTCGGCGCGCTGGTGGCGCTCATGCTCTTCCGCCAGGATCTCGACCTGATCTCGCTCATCGGCATCATTCTCCTGATCGGCATCGTCAAGAAGAACGGCATCATGATGGTCGACTTCGCCATCGACGCGGAGCGGCGAGAGGGGCTGCCGCCCTTCGCCGCCATCCGGCAGGCCTGCATTCTCAGGTTCCGCCCGATCATGATGACGACCATGGCGGCCCTCCTCGGAGCCTTGCCGCTGGCGCTTGGAACCGGCACCGGCTCGGAGCTGAGACGTCCGCTCGGCATCGCCATCGTCGGCGGGCTCCTGGTCTCGCAGTTCCTCACCCTTTACACGACACCGGTCATCTATCTCACCTTCTCCTGGCTGCAGAGCCGTCTCGGCAGCCTCCACCGCCGCAGCCTCGTGCTCGCACCCGCGAAGCCGCCTGAGCCATGA